cttctgtcctctctctctctcctcatcttACAGATTGCAGGATCCAGGTCCAGTTTCGaggctgttattattattattactattattataattcatatcatcaccattattattattatgcttttattaaagttgatatcagtataattttttatcaacaatctctgctgctgcttatataactGACAATGTAGTTCATTGACTCAGAACTCTTCTGTCTAAACTTATAACTCGGTACAGTTGTTGTATAGCTGCTCCTGGCCTCTTTCTTCTGTCCCTCCCCCttctcctttctgtcccccatttttcctttcaccccaaccggtcgaggcaaatggctgcacatctttgagtctggttctgtcagggagtttttttttctctccacaggtGCCTCGTGTttactcattgtgtgaattgttgggtttctctaaactaaaccaaaaaaTTTACCCTACAAAAGCAGATTTTAAGCATCTTTTCATGTGAAGCCCATCACTTTTTCTGCATAATATCTCACCCAATCAGAGCCACTCGGTGCCTTATATATTCTGAGGCATGACCCATGCCCAGGGGGAACATGACTCGTGTCTTTGGGCCGATCCCTGCCACACTAGGAGGGAGCTGTCGAGGTGAGCCTGCAGACGGGATGATGGCTGACAGGGCGCCGCGGAACAGAGCGCCAGCTGTCTCAATCGTCTCTGACTGGTTCTCATTACTCCACTGTGGGTGCAAACACAGACAGGCAAGAAGACACGTTTTCACAGAGAATGAAAAATGgtcaggaaagagagagagagggaaaacagaCATTGTCCCTTTAAGTGGACAAAGAAATTAGCTGACATAGGAGTAAAGCTCAACTCCAGGCCAGCGAAAGTGCTTTTCTTCCCCTCCCTAACTAACTGGTTTGGCAGAGCCTCAGGAGCTGGGCTAATTAAAAGAAGATGCCGGCCAGGCTATGCAGTTGAATTAGCTCTGTTTGAAAAACATTCCATGCAGTAATGGTCGACACTGGGTGACCACAGGTTTAATTAGCAAACCAGGCCTGAAACCAAACGTGACTCAACCGTGGTGACCCCGTCCATCAGCAGGCCCTGTAAAAATAGCCAGCTTGGGAAAAAGACGTTTctctaaacacaaaaaaatggatAGGTATGTCATTCCCACAGTGAAATATTAGTATTGTGTGAAGTCTggacaaaacaatgacaatattGTTTACGTGAGTCACCGACAGCTGCCGTTTTACACGTGAGTAAGTCTATGGAGAACCCCTGCGACACACAGAGCACttgcacacatactgtaaacagAGACAGATGGGAAATCATTCATCAAACTCTTCATCATCCGTTCAAAGACCAGAGAGACACTTACAAAGGCAGAGTTTATGGCATCCACAAAGCTCTCCTCATCCAGAGCTAGCAGCTCCTCGGCAAATTGATGGCTGGTTGACCACACCAGAGAGCTCTCTGTGTCCGACAGCTGCGGTGCACAGAGAACGGAGGTTAAAGCTTTATTAAATAATCATGTGACGGACAAATATTCTTGCTACAACTTGTATTCACGCAGATATATTACCGGTAACATCGCAATGGGTCCTGTTGGGAGGAACCTCTGCCATGCCACATTGTTCTCAGTGGGCTGTGCAAGACATAAATTAAAGATTATGCTGATATTGTTTGGCATTGTGTTGTATAgttatattttacacacatacattaacCATAAAAACAAGATGATATACAGGTTGCTGCTGGGTGGGCGTATTGTTCTCTGCATGATGACAGACGTGACATTGAAATAAccatcataaaaaaatacattgtgtTAAGTAACTCAGTGGAACACGGTCATTCTTGCTTAAAGCTgcaatgtgtaacttttggtgattatggttgttgttgttgttgttattattctgcctctgtttggcctttgtgaacagaaacaatgcaacaTTTTTGGTATGCTGTATCTGAAAACGGACTCTATCGAGCAAAACTATTTTCCTTGGCGCGCCACCACAGAAATTACCCAGGGGAAAACTTTCCCTGTGCCCCGAACTTTCACCCAGAGAAGAACCCACTCGCCACTAGCGAGTGGGTTCCATTACCAGGAACTCTGGAGGGGCGGGGCTGTGTACTGAAGAACATTTTGCAGCTGTTTAAGCCAGTGCAGAGTTGGCAACACGAAACGACCGATCGTATATACAAAAAGCCATCAAGCTATCCGAAATTTGAGGTTTGGTGGAAACGCAAACCACACAGATTACGGGGAATTCTGTTCCCCAGGAAATCTTGGCCTTGAATGGCCTTTTCAGCCTTGACTgggggtgtgtttgtttgaattttttcttctttgtgtctcACTCCCACAATGTTGCCtccttgacataaaacaaatctctgTGCAGCTGGGAAATATGTCGGGTGACACAAGATCTTGATACCGCTGAGATACACAAAGAGAGTCGCGTGGAGCTCattcagcattgtgtgaactcgtaTGACAACGGTTTGAACTCAACTGATATCTGTTTATATTTacaagttacacactacagctttactTGTGCACACACAGTATCAAAACGTGTTGTATGTGATAAGTATGTGAGAAGTGATACTCACCTCTGATAGGTGGagcacagcaacaacagcagactGGTCGTAACTCCACTTGACTGTGGGTATCCCTAATGCTCGCCTCACCATTGAGTTTGGTCCATCGGCACCAATCTgacaaagaagcagaaaaaaggggaaaaaactgtaaaaaaaacaaaaaaaaaaaaaaaagaaataaagagcaAGAAGTACAATTTTATATGATGAATTAAACTGACCAGCAGCTTGGTTTGAAGAGTCTCTCCATTGGCTAACTTGACCTGGACCCATGGGATGTAGTCTGCTGCCTGGTGGGGCATGGGCCACGTATAATGCACCACTTTGGACCTGTATTTAACTTGCACATTATCTGATAAACAGGAAAGGACATGAAAGAGGTGACTACAGATGtggcacaaaacaaaaaaaacagcagtgttccttaaaataaaatgtcagttgTTGTCACAATAAAGGGATCATAAGTcttgtgcatatacagtatcttcacatttaaatccGCGCTCTGTGACTTAAAAAATAGAGACGATGAATTGCCTGCAGCTAAAGCAGTGGAACATCTATAAACCAACTCATAAAACAGCACTGGTTTTCCTCCCTGGCCGATGGTAGCTGCCTAACTTCACATTTGACAACCTTCTTAATGGTCTCGGCCTGCCACACTGCACTGACTAATAGTGTTTATCTACAAGCACACCACGGCACACTTTGCACGTGCTGCCAGCTTGTCGGATTTTGTACTATAAACTGCCCATCATCCTAAAATCTCAGCAGCTGTCATCCAAAGACATGAAAGGCTCCCAAAATACACTGGCTCGTGCTAACTTGGAGCAGGACCCATCCACAGAACAGCTACTTTTGCCTGAACATGGATGTCACATTGATTGGAGAGCAGGGCTACATTGAAAACAGCTGGGAGCGTGCATTTCATGTCATGCATCTCGAGCACATCACTACTACGTCTAACATGAGAAGAGAGAAAGGGGACAAGTGGTAGGCAGATggggcaaaaaaacacacacatctgttaGCTGGCTGTTGAAGACTGTTTATAAATATGTCACTTTAACTGTCGAGCAAGTTTTACTTGAAAAGCTCACGAAAGGGTTGGTTGATGTCAGCAGCAAAGCAGCATGACACACTGTAGCACTTCAGTGGCCTAAGAGGTGGCAAAGCATAGAAGCACATGTCAAGTTTAACTAGGTCACTGGGCTATTTTCACGTGTCCTCAGAGGGTGTTGGGGCTCTGCAGCTGTGACGCTTTGATTCGAACTACAGGGGAAAAACTCAGATGGCTCCAGAAGTTGAACTTGTCTTAAAACAGTCACTGGGACAGAGTGCAAAACCAGCAAAACCTGAGAAACAGGATGGACTACAACCTCAGCCTCCAGTAGGCACATGGCCCAGGATTCAATAGGTTTACCAGAGCACTGCGTCAGAGTGGCACCATGTTTTTAAATCGTACGTGCTTACCAGACAGACTGTCGAGTTGTTTGGTGAGTGCAGCCACAACGATGTCGTTCTCCACAATGTATGCCATCTCGTCCTGCAGGTTCTCCTTATCGAACGTGATCAGGGCATCAGAGCAGGCGTCCCAAACCTAAATGAAAGACCCATTATGGCTGTGGTCAACAAGTCTATCCTTAAATGCATCCCCttttcatatattatatatattaaagctGGGCAGAAAAGTGCTGCTTCAATGAGCAGAACACATCAAAGGTGGTAGATGCTGTTGGAGGTTAGCACAGCCTGAACGCATCCAACCCAGAGCAATGAGGGTCACCAAAAGCCCTCCATCAGGGACGCATGATTTCAGCTTAATGCAGCTCTCTTAGGTAGAGGACCAAACGGCATTACGTGATGTGGATTTTCACAAACATTATCTTGAGAAACCCAAATAACAAATGACATATACATCACAGGGTAGGTTGATATTTATCCAAAACCAAAAGCACCAGAGTGAGATATAGTTTGGGATCATGTAATTCCAAACCCCAGCTAAACATGGGGGGTTGAAAGTGTTTGTACAAGGTAAATCCTCTCCTAGGTTGCAACTATGGTGACAGAACCCATCATTGGGCAGTAATATGCTGCTGCACTGCTTTTTACTAACTTGCCATAAAGTAGGGGGGTATACCCTACAGAAAACCACTAATGGCAGTGGGTTTGCAACTTGTGATAAGTGGTTAGGAAGAAAGATCTACCGAGACCAGcccaaaaatgttttggttttgtttaatGCAGGGTGAAATGATGCCGCGTCAGTGTGGAATGAGTTACTACTTTCTGCGTGAAATTTTAACAATATCCTTCGTTGCATGTTTACGGAGAAAAATGTGGGCAGAACTCAAAGTTCGCCTCCTGTTTCAAATCTGAACCCTCAGTGCTTACATTTAAGGTGAAAGAGCATTTTATTGCATGGAAAGAATGTTATTTAGAGCCGACCTGCAGCACATAGTTCAGAGCTATGGCTGAGATGTATACAACTAAAATTCAAGGGCAAACATGCCAAAATAGTGGGAGCAGAGGGAAAGGTATAATGGGAGAGGTACATTACCATAATCACTGTTAGGCACTGCATGATGACATCTTAGGCCCAGAGAGAAACCCTGCGGTCCAGTGTTTGGTACACACTAACCACATCTTACAAGAGAGACTGAGCCTGCGCCCACAGCCGTAAAGCCAGTTCACTTTGCAGCAAACAACCGCTCTCCCGATCTTTCATCTTCTTCCCCGTGTTCACATGAATCTTTGTAATTAGAAGATGTGGGGAGCGAGTACCAATTTGAAGATGGTTCAAAAATGGTTTATTCTTCATAGAAAGGATgactttaataaataaaactagcACAGTCACGGGGCCTTCCAGTGCAATGAACAACGCAGatgttggcctttttttttttttgtccttattTTTAAACATGCCTTGTATTTTTTGGCATCCATCTTGCCACAGAGCCTGTGGAGCTACCGAAAAGGCATAAATTGCGCAAAGGGACGATCAAAATGCATGTTACATGAAACCAATGTTTGCCACTCTAATGAGAACAATTACACACAGTAcacaatatgatatgatacagTATTGTGCGCTTGATAATTAAGATGAATGACTGGGTAGCAACTGAATGTAAcagatttttctctccacaaaTTGTATGGTAGTGTGATTGATGGGCGACAGAAATACATAACAGTATGCCAGTAAATTAGAACGTATGAAGGACATATCCTGGAAAACTCAAGTTGTGTAACAGAAGGATTTGGGAAGATGTTCAGTTTAGCAGAAGGCGGTGGTTATTTTGCCATGAAATGATACTTTCCTGAACTTTTGACTTTGCAGTACAATGGCAGTTACTGTATCGTATTGTACTGTGCAGACACAAAAGCAATTTACCGCCATTGTGCACAAAAGATCGACATACCTGCATTCTCTGATATGGCTTGCATCTCATCTTTGTAATCTGCTCCCATGCGCcaatgcctgtgtgtgtacaaacacaatttaaatcaaTTACAGAGCAAATGTGATGCAACAATTTATGTCAGGACAGTGCataaaaataatctgaattCTGGGATTTGACTGCAAGGCATAGTGTACATTTAAATAtcttcatcatctactgctttatcctccatatgagggtcgtggggagcactggtgccaatcccagctgacatagggcaaaagggaggtcaccagtccatcacagggctggatatttttaattttttttttatctaacctttatttaaccaggggaaaaaaagcaccatgagaataaaaatctctttttcaggtgtgtcctggccaagacaggcaAGTACAACAAGGTTACAGACAAACATActatacaaaaacataaaataatgaaataagcTATTTTCAGGATCACAATCATCATAAAGACCCCATAAATCAGCAATAATATCTATAGCCTCCAAGTCATCCAGCATGCACGACCAAGCCTTCAAATCTCTCTGCAGTTCATTCCAGGCAAAGGGAGCAGCAAAcataaaagcctttttttccccccaattcAGTTCTGAACCTCGGGACAGGTTCAGAACTGAATTGGGAACGAAGCTGATAGGATCCAGAACTCCTCTGGTTGATAAAAGTCAACAGGGAGGAGGGGAGAAGACCGAGAATAGCTTTGTAAATCAATatcatagagacaaacaaccattgttGTCAGACAACtgagggaggaaaccagagaacccagagaaaccccatgcacacatgggaagaacatacaaacttcatgcagaaaggcccttgttctgaccgggtcatgGATGCGGGTCTCCTTGctgcaacatttaaatatttatttgattattaagtGATGAAATTACAGTGTATAATCATTCATCAACCTCTTGGTTTCTTTTGTTACATGCTCGACCTGAAGCCTACACTATAATGTTGTCTAGTAATGGGGCTTAATTTTAATAAACGCAATAAGTGTTTCAGGTATGAGGTTAAATTACCGTGAATGACGTGAGGCAAAGGCTGATTTTTTAAGGAGACAGTGTTCCATAAACATGGGAAAACTTCACTGTCATTACTATCTTTACTTAATGTGCAGGTGCCAATGGTAGGCAATGCTTTAACAGCCAAACATAACATTTTACATCAACTAATTTACACTGTACTGCCTGCCATAGTTGCCAAGTCTGCTTATTATAAGCGACTTTGGGCTTGCTTTTCTGTAAAGTCGCTTACAGATATTGGTAGTTGCAGGTTTTTTGGGCTTGTCTCCATGAGTTATCAAGCAGATATTTTCGACATGTTATTGAAACACAGGATAATGTGTCTGCTTGCTGTATCAGCAGAGTTATTACCACGCACAACCTGCCTCTCATGGATCCTGGTGGCAATGAGTACTAGCCAATCATAGCTGGAGTAGATcgattttttttcagtttgagaACTTGGGAAAACTTGAGTGATAGTCTGGGCCAAAGTGGGCGAAATATggcaaaaaatataaaaagactgCTTGAAAGAGAATGGagtttattttatgacatattGGTTTGAAGGAAGAGCAGCATATTAAAAGCAATTCAGGATGATACGTACGCGTGTGTGCATAGTTTAATTATCAGAGGTttactgtgtatataatgtacttGGATACAACAGTCGGAAATAGATTTGCAAATGTCCATATGCCACCTGTTttgtaatgttaaataaatgttagaaGCTGGTTTAAGATCCTCTTGTGGCAATTGTGCCGACATTCTTTTTTGAGAGAGAAGTCCCTTGTTTTCACAGGCCCAGTTGCTTGTTTCTCTCGCGAGATCTGGCAACACTGTGTACTGATGCATTCCCATCAAACTCATTTCAGTGTCCATATCAGAATTAGACACTGATCAGACAAACAGATCAGCAAATCCTCAGCATATTATTACCTTTAATGAAAATATAACGCATCGAAATGGGTAATGTTACCATGGAGATATCATTGTTGTTGCTAATTCTCTAATCACTAAACTGGAAGGCCACTTGGAGTACATTAAATGTGGATGAACTTTCACCTAATAAATGTTGTCTATGTAGTTCCATGCAACAACCAAACACACAGGTCTGCAGTGATGTCATGCTCATGTCATGAAGTTCATCAGACACAGATGTACAACTTTGAAAGAGATACCTTTAAGTCcccaacaaagaaaaaaacagcagaagaagaataaatgaGGTCAGATATGATTCCTGCTAAGCCTGGATGACTGACTGGACCGTGTCTGATCCTTTTCTTATCTTGTGGGAGCCATTTACTAGTCTAGCA
This genomic interval from Solea solea chromosome 18, fSolSol10.1, whole genome shotgun sequence contains the following:
- the coq6 gene encoding ubiquinone biosynthesis monooxygenase COQ6, mitochondrial; amino-acid sequence: MMQRLTRAALALNGRCFITEKHISAVKVITRGLVSAEHGDDSARNEVYDVIISGGGMVGSAMACSLGMDPNLGSKKILLLEAGNKKVMDTVPDTYSTRVSSISPGSATLLSGIGAWEQITKMRCKPYQRMQVWDACSDALITFDKENLQDEMAYIVENDIVVAALTKQLDSLSDNVQVKYRSKVVHYTWPMPHQAADYIPWVQVKLANGETLQTKLLIGADGPNSMVRRALGIPTVKWSYDQSAVVAVLHLSEPTENNVAWQRFLPTGPIAMLPLSDTESSLVWSTSHQFAEELLALDEESFVDAINSAFWSNENQSETIETAGALFRGALSAIIPSAGSPRQLPPSVAGIGPKTRVMFPLGMGHASEYIRHRVALIGDAAHRVHPLAGQGVNLGFGDVACLTRLLSQAAFNGKDLGAIQHLLEYETERQRHNLPMMAAIDLMKRLYSTNAAPVVLLRTFGLQATNMLPTLKEQIMAFAGK